In Candidatus Kaistella beijingensis, a genomic segment contains:
- a CDS encoding NUDIX domain-containing protein — protein sequence MVDKINIRVYAAAIKNGKVLALHEEYAGDHLMKLPGGGLEFGEGILDCLHREFEEELNCKIRILGHLYTQEEFLVSRFRENEQLLTIYYMVEIIDNDEFLIMDPCIEKIEWIPIDNDENPFPLPIDKIAFEKLREKFK from the coding sequence ATGGTCGATAAAATCAACATCAGAGTTTATGCTGCAGCAATTAAGAACGGAAAAGTTTTGGCATTGCACGAAGAATATGCAGGTGATCACCTGATGAAACTTCCGGGAGGTGGATTGGAATTTGGGGAAGGAATTCTTGATTGTCTTCATCGCGAATTTGAAGAAGAACTGAACTGTAAAATAAGAATTTTGGGTCATCTTTACACGCAGGAAGAATTTTTGGTTTCCCGTTTTCGAGAAAATGAGCAACTTCTCACTATCTACTATATGGTAGAAATTATTGATAACGACGAGTTTCTCATCATGGATCCATGCATCGAAAAAATAGAATGGATTCCCATCGATAACGATGAAAACCCATTTCCTCTACCTATTGATAAGATTGCTTTTGAAAAATTGAGAGAAAAGTTTAAATAA
- a CDS encoding DUF4294 domain-containing protein: MKLYKTVFIFLLFSAFTMNAQEIRQMKPLREYPPELLKTDEFGNKYYYDESQKARIYEINGENVVVMDELILLNKPRFNNSLDQNYYYFLNKKLNRVYPLFLTALEQYQDIQADLSNLDKGDQRKYVNDRQKDLANQYETQLRDLTTSEGRVFAKLMNRATGKTVYEIIKELRGGWSAFWWNVKGNIADVSIKEPYDPHVNRTDQFVESLLQSNWNAGYLTPYPGYQDFKIKK; this comes from the coding sequence ATGAAATTATATAAAACGGTTTTTATTTTTCTATTATTTTCGGCATTTACGATGAATGCGCAGGAAATCAGACAAATGAAACCACTTCGTGAGTACCCGCCTGAATTGCTGAAAACAGACGAGTTCGGCAACAAATATTATTACGACGAATCTCAGAAAGCAAGAATTTACGAAATAAATGGTGAAAATGTGGTGGTAATGGATGAGCTGATCCTTTTAAATAAGCCTCGCTTCAACAACAGTCTCGACCAAAATTATTACTATTTTCTTAACAAAAAACTGAATCGTGTTTATCCACTTTTTTTAACGGCCTTAGAACAATATCAAGATATTCAGGCTGATTTAAGCAATCTTGATAAAGGCGATCAGCGAAAATATGTCAATGACAGACAGAAAGATTTGGCGAATCAATACGAAACCCAACTGCGGGATTTGACGACCAGTGAAGGTAGAGTTTTTGCAAAATTGATGAACCGAGCTACAGGAAAAACGGTCTATGAAATCATCAAGGAACTTCGCGGCGGATGGAGTGCATTTTGGTGGAACGTGAAAGGAAATATTGCCGATGTGAGCATCAAAGAACCCTATGATCCGCATGTGAATAGAACTGACCAATTTGTAGAATCTCTTTTACAGAGCAATTGGAATGCGGGTTACTTGACGCCGTATCCAGGTTATCAAGACTTCAAGATAAAAAAATAG